Genomic DNA from Alkalihalobacterium alkalinitrilicum:
TGATAAAACATCTGAGCTGGAGCCGTTAGGATCTTATGAATATGTTGTTGATCTAATTCATCTTCTCTATAACCTAACAAACGAAGTAATGATTGGTTAATAGTGATGATTGTCCCTTCTTCTGTTAAGGTTACAAATCCACAAGGTGCATAGTTTAATTGTTCATCCATAGGATAAAGTCCACCTTTATTGTTAGCCATTTTTCAAGCAAGATTGGTTCAAATATTGTTGTATTAAAAAGACGGTTTCTTCAGGGTGACTCATATGTGGACAGTGCCCTGTTGCTTTCATTAAGGTAAAAGTACTATGATGAAGTTGTTCATGTATATATTTGCCCACTGAAACGGGTGCAATGATATCATCTGAACATTGTAATATATAAGTTGGAACCGTAACATGATGTAAGTCTTGTCGGTTGTCTGTAAAAAATGCAGCTTTGGCAAACTGATTAGCAATAATCGGGTCGGTTGAGCAAAAGCGTTCTTCTAATTCACCTTTCATGTCAGGTCGATCTGGGTTATTTGTAACCGTTGAAGCAAATAAGTTGGCCCACCCAATATAATTTTTCTCCATCATTTCAATTAAGCCGAGAAGATCTTCTTTTTCAAAACCACCGATATAATCGGGAGGGTCATTTAGATAGCACGGCGATGGACCAAGCATAATGAGGTGAGAAAAATATTCAGGTCGACGAAGAGAGGCTAACATTCCAATCATGCATCCAACCGAGTGACCAACAAAAACAGCTTCTTTTAAATTCAGGAATGAACAAATGTCGAGAAGATCTTCGGCATAGCCTGAAAGTGTACGATATTTATCAGCAGAATAAGCTCGTAAATCGGAGTTACCTGAACCTACATAGTCAAATAAGATCAATTGATAATGATCAACAAAAGAATCGAGAGTTAAATTCCAAACACTTTGGTCACAACCAAAACCAGGTGCAAATAAGATCGGTTGCGAACCATTGCCAATAATTTTTACATTGTTACGTAGTAAGATATCGTGACTCATAATAAAACTCCCTCTATGTATCTGAGTGAAATAGATGGTTTGTATATCATCTATATTAGCACTATCTAACTCGTTTTTGTGCATTTTGAAGTCAGCTATTTAGGAAAGCTGAATACAATACATAGCATGTCAACAATGAAAACCAGTACAATAAACGGAGAAGGAAGAGGTGTTGTATGGAGAAGAGGATTGAAACACAACTAAATAATTTACAAGCAAAAGATAAGAACGTACGCTATGAAGCATTCATGGACATTTTATCAGTTACTGAGGAAAAAGTAGATTGGGCTTACGAGATATGGGAGCAGTTCGCGCGTGATTTAAGCGACTCGGATCCTCATCGACGAGCTGTAGCTGCACAAATTTTATGTCGGTTAGCAAAAAGTGATCCCGAGAATCGGTTAAAGACCGATTTCCCAAAAATTTTAGCTGTAACGAAAGATGAAAAATTTGTGACTGCAAGGCATAGCCTACAATCACTTTGGCATATTGCTTTAGCTGGAGCTGAGCAACAAGAAATGGTTATCCAAAGTCTAGCCGCTCGCTTTCATGATTGTACGAGTGAAAAAAATTATACATTAATTCGCTTTGACATTATCCAAAGCTTGAAAAACCTATATGAAAAAAGACAAGATGAAGAAATAAAGGAGATAGCTCTCGAATTGATAAACATCGAAGAAGATCCAAAGTATAAAAAGAAATATAACTCGGTGTGGAAATAATCGTCTCAAATTAATAGTTTGGTTAATTATGGCAGGTAAAAAACAGGTTAAATCGATTTCAATGATTTAACCTGCTTTTCGTCTAAACATGATTGCTTGCACAAAGTAAATTCTTTTTTACTTTAAGATTGTTAAGATCCAACGGTAATACGCTTGTTAATACTTGAAGACGGTGTTTCTAGAAAGGCAATATATTCTTCTGGTGTTACCCCTGCTTGAAGTGCTTCTAAGA
This window encodes:
- a CDS encoding alpha/beta fold hydrolase; this translates as MSHDILLRNNVKIIGNGSQPILFAPGFGCDQSVWNLTLDSFVDHYQLILFDYVGSGNSDLRAYSADKYRTLSGYAEDLLDICSFLNLKEAVFVGHSVGCMIGMLASLRRPEYFSHLIMLGPSPCYLNDPPDYIGGFEKEDLLGLIEMMEKNYIGWANLFASTVTNNPDRPDMKGELEERFCSTDPIIANQFAKAAFFTDNRQDLHHVTVPTYILQCSDDIIAPVSVGKYIHEQLHHSTFTLMKATGHCPHMSHPEETVFLIQQYLNQSCLKNG